From Levilactobacillus zymae, a single genomic window includes:
- a CDS encoding amino acid permease, whose product MQRRLSSRQMQMIALGGTIGVGLFMGSGSTIKWTGPSVLIAYIISGVFLYLIMRALGEMLYVRPTTGSFATFASEYMHPVFGYLTAWSNVFQFIVVGMSEMIALGGYFRFWWPNLPDWIPGLVAITFLCIANLISVKMFGELEFWFALIKVVTIVLMIIAGLGVILFGFGNGGQAVGITNLWQHGGFFTGGAKGFIYALAIVLASYQGIELIGVTAGEAENPQHTLVAAIQSTVARILIFYVGAIFVIVSIYPWNQLNQIGSPFVQTFAKIGITAAASIINFVVITAALSGSNSGIYSASRMTFTLAENHQLPRKMTKLNRHGVPFYSVIAISLGIAIGIVLNVVLPMFFKDASQIFVMVYSSSVLPGMVPWVVILVSQIEFRKQNQQHMAEHPFKMPLSPWSNYITLAFLAVTLFFMFMNPETRISIIVGVIFLAVMTIIYFKKYQPRAVRSEED is encoded by the coding sequence TTGCAGAGAAGACTAAGCTCTCGCCAAATGCAGATGATTGCATTGGGCGGAACCATTGGCGTCGGATTATTTATGGGGTCTGGTTCCACAATCAAGTGGACGGGACCTTCCGTTCTCATCGCGTACATTATTTCTGGCGTATTTTTGTACTTAATCATGCGAGCTCTAGGGGAAATGTTGTACGTTCGCCCGACAACCGGGTCGTTTGCGACGTTTGCCTCTGAATACATGCATCCCGTTTTTGGATACTTAACCGCTTGGAGCAACGTGTTTCAGTTCATCGTCGTTGGGATGAGTGAAATGATCGCGTTGGGCGGCTACTTCCGCTTCTGGTGGCCGAACCTGCCAGACTGGATTCCCGGGTTGGTGGCCATCACCTTCCTGTGTATCGCCAACCTGATTTCCGTTAAGATGTTCGGGGAACTGGAATTCTGGTTCGCCCTGATTAAAGTGGTGACCATCGTGTTGATGATCATCGCCGGGTTGGGCGTGATCCTCTTCGGGTTTGGTAATGGTGGCCAAGCGGTCGGCATTACCAATCTTTGGCAGCATGGCGGCTTCTTCACCGGGGGTGCTAAGGGCTTCATCTATGCGTTAGCCATCGTGCTGGCTTCTTATCAGGGAATTGAATTGATTGGGGTGACGGCCGGGGAAGCAGAAAACCCGCAACACACCTTGGTCGCTGCCATCCAATCCACGGTAGCGCGGATCTTGATCTTCTACGTGGGGGCGATCTTCGTGATCGTCAGCATCTACCCGTGGAACCAATTGAATCAGATCGGTTCACCGTTCGTGCAGACCTTCGCCAAAATTGGGATTACCGCCGCGGCATCCATCATTAACTTCGTGGTGATCACTGCCGCCTTGTCCGGATCGAACTCCGGGATCTACAGCGCCAGCCGAATGACTTTCACGTTAGCCGAAAATCATCAATTACCACGTAAAATGACCAAGCTGAACCGCCACGGGGTGCCGTTTTACTCCGTGATCGCCATTTCTCTGGGGATTGCGATTGGGATTGTCCTGAACGTGGTCTTGCCAATGTTCTTTAAGGACGCCAGCCAGATCTTCGTGATGGTTTATAGTTCTAGTGTCCTACCGGGGATGGTCCCGTGGGTCGTGATTCTAGTCAGTCAAATTGAATTCCGCAAGCAAAATCAGCAGCACATGGCGGAGCATCCGTTTAAGATGCCGCTATCGCCGTGGTCAAATTACATCACGTTGGCGTTTCTAGCCGTAACGTTATTCTTTATGTTCATGAATCCCGAAACGCGGATTTCCATCATCGTGGGCGTCATCTTCTTGGCTGTGATGACCATCATCTATTTCAAGAAGTATCAGCCGCGTGCCGTGAGAAGTGAGGAGGACTAA
- a CDS encoding DUF916 and DUF3324 domain-containing protein produces MRKLLKWVFILVGLLLGSLLGVPIAHAAKVNPAVAGAGYTVQMVRPRGQVNSTSGYFNLKVQPGEQQRLVVILHNLQAQPQKLTLGINQAYTNPDGVIDYDRYNLRPDPTLKVQLKQIFKEPQRTITLPANGTERVGLTYEAPADPFTGTVLGAVYVSQTKPGKKYGKGKITLQNLYAYAISIEMRESLKAIRPVMALHHVGVGQVDRQNMVMANLQNSQPTVMERLNTQAAITKQGSTAVLIHQTKKGMGMAPNSNFNYRIPWGTTTLKPGKYTLHLSAQATKGSWHFTKNFTVTQRQLNHLANLAKQPKPNYWLYILLAIVIAMLLALVGYLIYKNHKNKQQLQAQQK; encoded by the coding sequence ATGAGAAAGCTTTTGAAATGGGTTTTCATTTTAGTCGGCTTACTCTTGGGGAGTCTGCTGGGTGTCCCAATTGCACACGCCGCGAAGGTTAATCCGGCGGTCGCTGGGGCCGGTTATACGGTTCAGATGGTGCGGCCCCGAGGACAGGTTAATTCGACATCCGGGTATTTTAATCTGAAGGTTCAGCCGGGTGAGCAACAGCGATTAGTTGTGATTCTTCATAACTTGCAGGCTCAGCCGCAGAAGCTGACGCTGGGGATCAATCAGGCCTACACCAATCCGGACGGGGTCATCGACTATGACCGGTATAACCTGAGGCCGGATCCCACGTTAAAGGTCCAATTAAAACAAATCTTCAAGGAGCCGCAACGGACGATCACGTTACCGGCGAACGGGACGGAACGGGTTGGTCTGACCTACGAAGCGCCCGCCGATCCCTTTACCGGAACCGTTTTGGGTGCGGTCTACGTCAGTCAGACGAAACCCGGCAAGAAGTACGGCAAGGGGAAGATTACGCTACAGAACCTCTACGCCTACGCCATTAGTATCGAAATGCGCGAAAGTTTAAAGGCCATTCGGCCCGTCATGGCGCTGCATCACGTGGGTGTCGGGCAGGTCGATCGGCAAAATATGGTCATGGCTAACTTACAAAACAGCCAACCAACCGTGATGGAACGCCTGAACACCCAAGCGGCGATTACCAAGCAAGGGTCCACGGCCGTCTTGATCCATCAGACCAAGAAGGGCATGGGGATGGCGCCCAATAGTAACTTTAATTACCGGATTCCGTGGGGGACGACCACGTTAAAGCCCGGTAAGTACACGCTGCATTTGAGTGCGCAGGCCACGAAGGGGTCTTGGCACTTTACCAAGAACTTTACGGTTACCCAGCGGCAGTTGAATCATTTGGCGAACCTGGCTAAACAACCAAAACCCAATTATTGGTTATATATCTTGTTAGCCATTGTGATTGCCATGCTCTTAGCCTTGGTCGGTTATCTGATTTACAAGAATCACAAGAACAAGCAACAATTACAAGCACAACAAAAGTAA
- a CDS encoding WxL domain-containing protein: MLKRWLSVGLILIAMGVASGVTAHADSDDSALATAPNGVTLTGSNAPLVLSPQALSHAQIGPTGHDQVVALTRGMQQFGAVWSTNNHAFRLSRNQTLAVWVYLGAQADGGLAFVLQNDPRLLNAMPQFTTPVAETLGVFGVDTTPTQASATAVSQTAIQNSWALALSAGTHTQTNAQAPGQANSFDVGTTGPYVAAGYPGAPMTYVQHKVTGAWGGLLTPNQYAYRLARQGLLQTPNLTTNRWVHVTLQWDAAARTMTTSVGDRNPRTDAPQTGQRRTVPVNLKRVDPSQTGYARWGITATTGPHATTNPLVVLTRLPQVTTTRQAAGTKRAAVAGPAGLAHRDTSQPTLRLRGSQPVKITPAVQRVTLPSQLTGQFPAATTVHARVNGRLVATGRPDAHGAVTVTLPTTRLQSGTNRVTLWAQAGTHRLTAPVRVTVELVPGQLAFAALSTTSGFQPTKLPTKSELVPRQAGWRIEVQDTRGTGSRWTLLAQAGTFVNTATGRRMAGTPVFVNGTTMTPLGRTPTPIMTHTTNDALAAGKTNVMAHWAANTGVLLHAQPGTAAGRYHGTLTWTLTNAPE, encoded by the coding sequence ATGCTTAAACGGTGGTTAAGTGTCGGTTTAATCCTGATAGCCATGGGGGTGGCTAGTGGCGTGACTGCACACGCCGACAGTGACGACAGCGCCCTCGCTACGGCACCGAACGGGGTGACGTTAACGGGAAGTAACGCGCCGTTGGTCCTTTCCCCACAAGCCTTGAGTCATGCTCAGATTGGGCCGACGGGTCACGACCAAGTGGTGGCGCTAACCAGGGGAATGCAGCAATTTGGAGCCGTGTGGTCCACCAACAACCATGCGTTTCGCCTGAGTCGTAATCAGACCCTGGCGGTCTGGGTTTACCTGGGAGCGCAGGCGGATGGGGGCTTAGCCTTCGTCTTGCAAAACGATCCGCGGTTACTCAACGCCATGCCACAATTCACCACGCCCGTGGCGGAAACGTTAGGCGTGTTTGGGGTTGATACCACGCCAACCCAGGCATCGGCCACGGCGGTAAGTCAAACGGCGATTCAAAACAGTTGGGCCCTGGCATTATCCGCGGGGACCCACACACAGACTAATGCGCAGGCACCGGGTCAGGCCAATTCATTTGACGTCGGAACGACGGGACCCTACGTCGCGGCGGGCTATCCCGGAGCCCCGATGACCTATGTTCAGCACAAGGTTACGGGGGCTTGGGGCGGACTATTGACGCCCAATCAATACGCCTATCGCCTAGCGCGGCAGGGGCTACTGCAGACGCCGAATTTGACCACTAATCGGTGGGTACACGTGACCCTCCAGTGGGATGCGGCGGCTCGCACCATGACTACCTCGGTTGGTGACCGCAATCCCCGCACCGACGCACCACAAACTGGTCAGCGGCGAACGGTTCCGGTTAACTTAAAGCGCGTCGATCCTAGTCAGACTGGTTATGCGCGGTGGGGCATCACGGCCACCACGGGACCGCACGCAACGACCAACCCGCTGGTTGTGTTGACACGGTTGCCTCAAGTGACCACGACGCGGCAGGCGGCTGGGACCAAGCGGGCGGCCGTGGCCGGCCCAGCTGGCTTGGCGCACCGCGATACATCGCAACCCACGCTGCGGTTGCGCGGGTCCCAACCGGTGAAGATTACACCGGCCGTTCAGCGGGTGACGCTACCCAGCCAATTAACGGGACAATTCCCCGCAGCCACCACGGTTCACGCACGAGTTAACGGACGTCTGGTAGCCACCGGGCGCCCGGACGCGCACGGGGCAGTGACCGTGACGCTACCCACGACTCGTCTGCAGTCGGGGACTAACCGGGTCACCTTGTGGGCCCAAGCCGGAACTCACCGGCTTACGGCCCCCGTACGGGTCACGGTTGAGCTGGTTCCGGGTCAGTTGGCGTTTGCGGCCCTTTCCACGACATCGGGCTTCCAGCCGACGAAGTTACCGACCAAAAGTGAATTGGTGCCCCGACAAGCGGGCTGGCGGATTGAGGTCCAGGATACTCGGGGAACCGGAAGTCGGTGGACGTTATTGGCTCAGGCCGGGACGTTCGTCAATACGGCCACGGGGCGGCGAATGGCTGGGACGCCGGTCTTTGTGAACGGCACCACGATGACGCCGTTAGGCCGAACGCCTACGCCGATCATGACGCACACCACCAACGATGCCCTGGCTGCCGGTAAGACCAACGTGATGGCGCACTGGGCGGCTAACACGGGCGTCCTATTACACGCGCAACCAGGCACGGCAGCTGGCCGTTACCATGGGACGTTGACGTGGACGCTGACCAACGCGCCAGAATGA
- a CDS encoding WxL domain-containing protein, producing MKRTLRVSLFSGIAALLLGLGAAVPASAATAGTTSATTNAATDFTPTNEPLNLDSAPNFTFAATTVPDTKTNGSYNPSTVDNPVEVSNPGLASGWNVKVANTEFKNSDTTATAGDGTVLGGAVLNLNAPLAAAANDGNPSEGPTTSSVKLSGDGTDQLVLSTAANGGLGVWDSTYTPGDVTLNVPAGQEPGSYTSTLTWTLGDTVQ from the coding sequence ATGAAGCGCACATTACGTGTTTCTTTGTTTAGTGGCATCGCCGCTTTACTGTTAGGCTTAGGGGCTGCGGTACCTGCTTCTGCCGCAACTGCCGGGACTACCAGTGCCACGACGAATGCTGCCACTGACTTTACCCCCACTAACGAACCTTTGAATCTTGATTCAGCACCAAACTTTACCTTCGCGGCAACCACGGTTCCTGATACCAAGACCAATGGGAGTTACAATCCTAGCACGGTTGATAATCCAGTCGAGGTTTCTAACCCTGGCTTGGCTAGTGGCTGGAACGTTAAGGTCGCCAACACCGAGTTCAAGAATTCGGATACAACCGCAACGGCTGGTGATGGGACCGTCTTGGGCGGTGCCGTTTTGAACCTGAATGCGCCACTTGCCGCTGCTGCTAACGACGGTAACCCTTCTGAGGGGCCAACGACCAGTTCAGTTAAGCTTTCGGGTGATGGGACCGATCAATTGGTTCTGTCGACCGCAGCTAATGGCGGTTTAGGGGTCTGGGATTCGACCTATACGCCTGGTGACGTCACACTCAACGTACCAGCTGGGCAAGAACCAGGCAGCTACACTTCCACGTTGACTTGGACGTTGGGTGACACGGTTCAATAA